The following DNA comes from Anopheles arabiensis isolate DONGOLA chromosome 3, AaraD3, whole genome shotgun sequence.
CTTTGCGCTGTATTGCCTTTGGCGCTTCTTACCAGCACTTTGCAAGCACATGATCAGCTCTTTTTCGATAAGATCCAGCGCCTGTATTTTGTCGATCGCGGTCATCGtgaatttcacacaaaaacctTTCTGCGAGGAAGAATGTAAACAATCTGTGTCGGCAGCGGCGTCGTTGCCAGATCTGTCAACATTGTCTCCGAATGCTTGCCGGCGCTGGCAGCACTGGCACCATCTGACAGGCAGCTGAGCAGAAATTAAtcacaaagcaaagcaaagcaaagcaaaagaatTTCTGTCGCTCGTCGTTTGCGGTACGGCGCGCTGCTGTACTTTTGTTGGTTCGTGTCGGACCCCGTGTAAAATGTCGTCCTTTACGGGAAGATGAAAAACTGTGCCTAGCCGACGCGAGAAGTGCTTTCTTTcggttttcgttttcgtttgtcCATTTTGCCCGTCCCGAATACACCAGCGAGAGCAGTGAAGGTTATCGGCGACCAGCTTCCCGGGTGGGCGTTTTTTTCCCTGCTCTCCGTTTGTCCCGTTTTTGGCGATGTACTCGGCGATGAAGATAGAATTGTTGGGCCTGTGATACGCGCGAGTGCAAAGTTCTGTCCAAGTGTCCACCCTTGCCCCCGTGCAAAAGTTTGTTCGTGCCGTGCGACATTTGTGGGGcggaaggaaaaaagagatCCGACTCTGCGCTTCGGAACCAGATCGGAACCAAACCCAGCCATCGCCGGATCGTCGTTTTCGGCCCAAGAACCCAACGGAATTAACGGGTTAAGAAAGAAAGCGACAGCAGAAACGCCGACGAAGCAGGCACTGCAGGCTGGCATGGTCGGATGTCGGTACGTGCGAGGTGCAGCAAAACGGGGAAAGTAAATATTTTTGGGTGCCAGTGATCTTGTCCTTTTGGTTTGGCGGAAGCGACGGCGGCAGAAGGTGACGAaagcggcagcggcggcggcggctgcggcggtGGCGACGGTGGCGGTGCTAAGGCCTGTGGCAAAGCGTGTATCGACCGAAGGagattttttcacttttcctcTTCCCATGTAAGTGATGCTAATTATAAATCCTGGGTATAGgaatattttatgctcttgCTTTGCTATATTTGAGAAGGGTCCATCTAAATGTCTAAGGCCAAGCGAATGTGTCCCCTGCTGGTTGGAAAAACGGTTCGATTGGACTGTTTGGTTTGTTGATGCTGATCAATCAGTGTTCGAGCGAGCATTTGATAAGGCGACACAACCGGTGACtgggcaagcaagcaagctcAAAAAAGGCCGCAGATAATAATAAGTACAAACAAGATTCCATTGATCGGTGAACCGACACAAAGCACCCATGCGAAGCGAAAATGACGACGACCAAGATGCTGGCGCGATGCTCATTCTAGGTGAAGATCAGAGCAAGCAGTGATCGCACCACCATCAAAACGGTTGTTGTTTCTTGGTTGTCGTCGCCGGATGGCATTGGACATTTGCTGTGTCGccatgaaatttatttttctatttatagTAACGATCGAGAGCCGAATGAATCTTTCGAGcatcactaccaccatcatcagcagcagtagtggcgGTGCGATATATCTTTGCTCGATCTGTAGCAGGGGCAGATGGGGGAACATTCATAATCGGGCCTGCGTGCGTTGAGTGGAAATAGTAAAATCCCTCGCCGAGTCTCGATGTCTACGGCATGCACAGCGCGAGCGTCTCCACACGAAATGGGGGAAATGCACGTGAATCCACAGCCCGACCCGAACCTGAGTGCTGGTTTATTGCCCTTTCGAGGGATCATACGGGGGCAATAATAATCCCGCGCTGTTATGTTGTAAAATCATCAATCCCACCGTCAATCTGTTTCAAACGGGCATGAGCGATATAAACACTTTCCTCCTTCAAATTCGGGCGGGGTGTTCAAAAATAAGGACACGTTCCACGACCCCTCCTCCTCCCATCTCACGAATGCGGATCGTAATTCATCTGTAAAAGTGTTTAGTTTGTTAAGACAGAATGCAAATGCTTGTTCTCTAAATTTAACCAAGGGTGGCCAGTATTTAATTTGTTCTACAATCCTCGCGCATTTCGGCTTGCTGCGGGACACCAGTAAAACGAAAACACCTGTTGTAAACGACATGTCACATTCCGCACACAAGCGACGTGCGGCCACACGCAGAtcggaaaggaggaaaaaacggCAAAGCTTCAAACTTTGTCTAAATACGCCGATCTGTTTCAGCCAAAGAAACACATTCTTGTGCAACCCGGCTGCTTTGGAGCGTTGCTGGAACCAGAGCTATCCATCAACAAGGACGCACCAAAGTGTCTGAAATAAGATACGCGTCAAagtctgtttgctgttttaacAAACGGCGGCAAACGCAACTACCCCACGTGTTAGCAAATGCGCGCGAACAATCATTGTACATCGCCATGTCCTATCGCAGCAGCCCGGGTTTTGCGGGTGAATAGTTTATGGGTCTAATTTTCAAAACCCGTTTCCATTGACTGTTGGACTGTTGCCAGGGCCCCAACCCCTCGTGGTGATCGGAGTGAGTTATTTCGCTCTTTAGATGTGATTTTCGCGCAATTCCCAGTCGGTAATGCAATCGATTTGGGGTCATTTAGAGTCGTCTTAACGTTCAACGTAACGTTTAGGGGTGTAAATTACAAATGTACGCTAGATGAGGCCTTTACAAACTGTGTTCCCATCAGCGTTGGTGTATTCATATGACTTGGTATGCATGCATAGAAGTATTGTTGCAAATGTGTCGACAAATCCGAAGATTTGCATAATGTGTAGCTGAGTGGCGTCACGTTGGCTTTGGTTGTGGATGTTTTGGCGTACCCAACGTGCCACCATTCTGCCATTATGGAAGCGACGGGTGCTGTCACTTGTGTGTCAGCCAGGGCGTGCGGCGACCAAAGGGAACTATTTTCTCGAATATGTTTTGCCAAATAAATTTCCTCGAAAATAACGCATCTCTTCGTCGTGCCGTGTACCCGGGACGGGAGGACCTTAGGTGTGGTGTGGCCGAGTGGTTCATCGCGAAAAACGGTTTTTGGCAGTTCTCGTTATGTCCTATCACTGGCGAGCAGTGAGACGAATCGGTTGTGCCGTGCTTAGGACGGCGTTCGAACCAGTATTGTGTTGAGATTTTCAAAGGAAAGAATAACCTTTTCCGTGGTCCTGTGTGGACATTATTTTCTTCCAATCGTGCGACGTCTCCAAACGAAccaaaccgattccgattagTGTTCGAGGCGGTGCCCCCACACATCTTGTTTCGTCATGGCATTTTGGTGATTCATTGGACGCAACATATGCGTAGCTCTACAGCCGAGAGCGTAAGTAAACGAAGTTCGAAATGGCAATAGAGCTGGTAGGAGAAAATAGGATAAATATATGGAATATCAattttattccttttattTTAGACAACTCACCAGGGAAGAGAATGTATTCGTCGGACGACGGTTCGCCTCATAGCAGCCCAGCCAGTGCATAATATCTCTCCTGGGAGAAGTCATGTGATCGTGCGCCAAGTGACGAAGAATAATTATAGAAATTCTGCAAGCTGCAAGCAACTTTGATAGCGCGCAGGGCCCCGGCGGCCAAATGAGTAATGCAAATTTGGCATTCCGTGCAGGCTAAGACGATTAATCCAGTCCAGTGACTTTTGGTCACGcgtttgatacaaaaaaaaaagaagttattTCTTGTAATCCATACCTTAATCAATCGACGCATTGCGAGACACTTATCATGACGATGCATCAAAATTACGTTGTGTTGATATGGTACATCATAATGGTGATGATACTGATATacctgtttgtgttttcccaATAACAGCGGCCACATTATCATAACAAGATCGAAACATACCTAAGcatacacacttacacacacacatacacacactcatgaACTCGCATAATCATATgaatcatttccattttatttaTACCGACACGTATAGGAACAACGTTACAAAATGTATGTGTTTAATGTAGAACTATGTGCGAAATTAATTCGAAACGGCCTTCGAAACGCCTGGTATAAGCAGCAGCGGTTGACGGAAGCTAGGGATAATGAGCCTGGTTAATAGTGGTGATTTGTTATCAATAAACTGAACAGGATAAACGATAGCGAAAATAACTAACTAACTGCAGCgtctattttttgtattttgaatCTTTCTCttggaaaattaaaacatttcaattttgttCCTTGTTTGATTGGTTCGCTTAGCGTCCGTTTGTGTCTAAATCCATTTGGATTAAAGTATTTGAAACCATTCGTGTTTTATGTGCGTCAAATTGCAACGATTCTGAGCAGCAGTGTCGAATGTTCATCCACTAAAACACGTGCGTGCGTCATACTGTCTGTTGGTGCGAAACGGAAAACGGGGTAGATGCTTGCGCTTGTCATCTTTTTTGgtgaacatttttcaaatattgagGCGTAAGACATACAAGGGACTATTTATAAGTTTGTGGAATTCGATCTGTCTTTCTACATATGCATGATTTATCTGTAACGGAACGGGTTGGTATGCTTGCACATATGGTGGAAATATGAGGCACGTTTTCTGCTTCGCGTTATGCCAAGACCCTTCAGAGCTGAAcgatttttgaattgaaatgaatTGAAAGCTGTTGTGTTCAGAACATTTTCATGTAAtgcgtttgattttatttgcagaACAAACCGCCTTTTTCGCCATGGACTCCTCGATAATTACTGTACAGGCACAGTATTCGTTCAAGGGTTCCAACAACGATGAGCTGTGTTTCAAAAAGGGCGATATCATAACACTTACGCAGCGTGAAGAGGGTGGTTGGTGGGAGGGAACGTTGGGCGACAAGACAGGCTGGTTTCCTAGCAATTACGTGAAGGAATATGTCGGTAAGTTCAatgtaaaatgtttcaaaatatgTTACATGATTGTTAACCTaaagtttttttaaaataattcccCAGGACCGTTGCCCTTATCCGAAACAATACGACCCCCCGAGGAAATACAGGCCTTTCGATCGGTGGTGTTTCGTGATTTGTTAGAAAGCGAGAAGGCACATGTTGCCGAGTTGCGCGGCCTATCCGAAAACTTCCTGGAACCGCTGGAAGGCAGCCAAATGTACGTAGAGCTTAGCATGGCGTGAATATCTACTGGTATTGCGCACTGTTAACGTTTTCCATCTTTATTGCAGACTTTCTTCTAACGAGTATACGCAATTAATGTGCAACTTTCTCGAAGTGGTGGAAATGCACGAAGAGTTCTTACAGACCCTGGAGGATTGCAATGATCGTGTTGGCAAGGTGTTTCTGTCGAATGCCCCAACGATGAAGAAAATACACCAATTCTACTGTGCAGCGCATCCCCGTGCCATAGTGATAGTGGATAAGTTTCGGTAATGAAATCAATAACTCCCTAGCCGTTGTTGAATGTTGTTAATTGATTGTTGATCTTTCCTTTCCCACAGTGATGAGCTGAATGTGTTCATGGAAAAACAGGGTGCAGCTAAGCCGGGTCTGCTTGTGCTTACTACCGGTCTTTCGAAGCCGTTTCGGCGTCTTGATAAGTATGCCGCCATACTGCAGGAACTCGAACGCCACATGGAAAGCGGACATCCGGACAGGGGCGATACGCAACGCAGTATTGCCGTGTACAAGGATATTGCTTCCTCTTGCTCGGCTACTCGACGGCAGAAGGAACTGGAGCTGCAGATACTGACCGGACCAGTGCGCGGATGGCAGGGCGCTGAGCTGAGCACGCTCGGTGACATCATCCACATGGGCAGTGTGGCTGTTGGGCCAGAGCATAAGGACCGCTACCTGGTGCTGTTTCCCCAGACGTTGCTGATATTGAGTGTCAGCCAGCGAATGAGCGCTTTCAAGTACGAAGGAAAGCTTCCCTTGACGGGCATCACGGTGAACCGTTTGGAAGATACGGATCAGCTAAAAAATGCGTTTGAAATCAGTGGCACACTGATCGATCGCATCGTAGCAGTGTGTCAAGGACCGAATGAGGCCAATCGCTGGGTGGAATTGCTGAGCCCCAAGTCCGGAACAGCTGAGCAGGGCAACACAGGAGCCGTGGACATGAAGCGCAACGTTAGCAGCTCGGCCGTTAATATTCCACAACCTCCACCGCATGTAAGTATGCTGAtatgtgtgagcgtgtgtgtgttaatggtCGGATATGAATGTTGGTGATAGGGTGTTCTGGTAGGCAATGTTTAAAGACAGTTTTTACTAGACAATATTCGTGAATGTATGAGTGGAG
Coding sequences within:
- the LOC120899885 gene encoding rho guanine nucleotide exchange factor 7 isoform X5, which gives rise to MDSSIITVQAQYSFKGSNNDELCFKKGDIITLTQREEGGWWEGTLGDKTGWFPSNYVKEYVGPLPLSETIRPPEEIQAFRSVVFRDLLESEKAHVAELRGLSENFLEPLEGSQILSSNEYTQLMCNFLEVVEMHEEFLQTLEDCNDRVGKVFLSNAPTMKKIHQFYCAAHPRAIVIVDKFRDELNVFMEKQGAAKPGLLVLTTGLSKPFRRLDKYAAILQELERHMESGHPDRGDTQRSIAVYKDIASSCSATRRQKELELQILTGPVRGWQGAELSTLGDIIHMGSVAVGPEHKDRYLVLFPQTLLILSVSQRMSAFKYEGKLPLTGITVNRLEDTDQLKNAFEISGTLIDRIVAVCQGPNEANRWVELLSPKSGTAEQGNTGAVDMKRNVSSSAVNIPQPPPHMSPPSATGNSHPSRSGTSSIVQHMSQHKRSQSFNHHLSYNQVQQQQQQQLQQQQLKQHQQNPNLSASPNSLNLNRLEANQAALNQKGFSEKANWNITNLRPAPPLRPAFLSSVAVSGTGSAGGGTGGGRSATASITGSIGGAAASCVGGGSSGGGSTILNTSDSVHHSLSFSSSSKVSPTYEEDALVLRVIEAYCAAYQSTSRNTMHSGVEYDEMTPTLRQLFISVRQLQQDMAQVKLQIAEERSQRGHLQQVLMGHLETYGAANTTC